In the Leptospira bourretii genome, one interval contains:
- a CDS encoding carboxypeptidase-like regulatory domain-containing protein, producing the protein MKPRPSLSTFSMILGLWMVLGNCYFNPAVQLVVNPEITEETNPATLLGVASVLAAPKTVQITGQIVDANGVAAVDATLTIVSRTNQLEGLTNTMLLNEGGRFYLILSTGETTIRVDQSGSELFTFTISIPFPGSSMITNKSLSGPDVLNVEFYEKGITPAYLDLIYSTPYDKAILTNWPTLVIVTFSEDLENPSDMQIFLDSNVITNPPISFDGSFSSVSNNVLQIYNSSNFSIGTNTFTFGPGIKSVTGKSLSPKTITYICNFPCNGS; encoded by the coding sequence ATGAAACCACGACCTAGTTTATCAACATTTTCGATGATTTTAGGTTTATGGATGGTGCTCGGAAATTGTTATTTCAATCCAGCGGTGCAACTGGTTGTGAATCCAGAAATCACAGAAGAGACCAACCCTGCAACTCTGCTCGGGGTAGCGTCCGTACTTGCTGCTCCGAAAACCGTCCAAATCACTGGCCAGATCGTTGATGCAAATGGTGTAGCCGCAGTCGACGCAACTCTAACAATAGTTAGCCGAACTAATCAACTAGAGGGCCTCACGAATACAATGTTATTAAATGAAGGAGGAAGGTTTTATTTGATTTTAAGCACAGGAGAAACAACGATTCGTGTAGACCAATCAGGTAGTGAATTGTTTACGTTTACTATTTCAATTCCATTTCCTGGATCATCAATGATCACAAATAAGTCACTAAGTGGCCCAGACGTATTGAATGTAGAATTTTATGAAAAAGGAATCACACCGGCATATTTGGATCTGATCTATTCAACCCCATATGATAAAGCAATCCTTACCAACTGGCCAACATTGGTGATAGTCACTTTCTCTGAAGATTTGGAAAATCCATCGGATATGCAAATCTTTTTGGATTCAAATGTCATCACAAACCCTCCAATTTCATTTGATGGTTCTTTTTCATCTGTATCAAATAATGTTCTCCAAATCTATAACTCTTCCAATTTTTCGATAGGAACCAATACATTCACTTTTGGACCTGGTATCAAATCTGTGACAGGAAAAAGTTTATCTCCAAAAACGATTACTTATATTTGTAACTTTCCTTGTAATGGCTCATGA